Part of the Lichenicola cladoniae genome is shown below.
GCTCGGCATGATACCGCCGTCATCGGGTCATATTACAAGTGCCAACGATAACAATCAGGCGCTCGCTGTCGCTGCATAAGCGATAAGCGCGGTTCGGGGGGGCACCGGGCAACAGAAGCCCCCTCACTTAAGAGTTTGGCAGAGCATGTGATGCGCGTTTTAGTCCGCTTGCGTCGCCTGTGGCTTTGCCTCATGGCTGCACGATTGAGGCCAGTCGTCCGGGAACGGACTCCGGCGCGAATTCAGGGGGCCCACATGGCCGAAGACGATGTCGGTGGCATTTCCGGTGGCGGTGACGAGACCAGCATGGCCGACAGCCTGCTCCCGTACGACCGTTGGATCGAAGACGCCTATCGGCAGGTGATGATCAAGGCGATCAACTTCGCCGCCGCCGAGGGTCTGCCGGACGGGCACCATTTCTATATCACCTTTCGCACCGACGATGCCGGCACGTTCATTCCCAAGCGGATGCTCGCCCAGTATCCGCAGGAAATGACCATCGTGCTGCAGCACCAGTTCTGGGACCTGAAGGTCGACGAGGAGGCGCAGCTCCTGACCGTCGGCCTGTCGTTCGGCAGCGTGCCGACGACACTGGTCGTGCCGCTCCGGGCGATCACCGGCTTCGCGGACCCGTTCGTGCACCTCGCCCTGCGCTTCACCCCGGGTGACGAGGCAG
Proteins encoded:
- a CDS encoding SspB family protein, producing MAEDDVGGISGGGDETSMADSLLPYDRWIEDAYRQVMIKAINFAAAEGLPDGHHFYITFRTDDAGTFIPKRMLAQYPQEMTIVLQHQFWDLKVDEEAQLLTVGLSFGSVPTTLVVPLRAITGFADPFVHLALRFTPGDEAANADDAPEETQALPAAAAVKDDADDGPAPDPTPQVVSLDAFRKRGSTPN